A window of the Branchiibius hedensis genome harbors these coding sequences:
- a CDS encoding LamB/YcsF family protein: protein MTWQRGSACGAAMAERIDLNADLGESFGRWQLGDDAGLLPFLTSANIACGFHAGDPATLVRTCSIAVEHSVRIGAQVAYRDLAGFGRRFVDASYEELFADVLYQIGALDGIARSQGGRVAYVKPHGALYNTAVHHETHARAVVDAAIAAGGLPVMGLPGSRLLTFAAAAGLTCYAEAFVDRGYAADGTLVPRSAKGAVITHTLEVCDRATSIAVDHRVRSITGEMVPIEADSLCLHGDTAGAVDLAHAVRDALQAAGVRVAAP, encoded by the coding sequence ATGACCTGGCAGCGTGGCTCGGCGTGCGGCGCAGCGATGGCTGAGCGCATCGACCTGAACGCTGACCTGGGCGAGTCCTTCGGTCGGTGGCAGTTGGGTGACGACGCCGGCCTACTGCCCTTCCTCACCTCGGCCAACATCGCGTGCGGATTCCACGCGGGCGATCCGGCAACCCTGGTGCGGACCTGTTCGATAGCCGTCGAGCATTCCGTCCGGATCGGGGCTCAGGTCGCCTACCGGGACCTGGCCGGGTTCGGCCGTCGTTTCGTGGACGCGTCCTACGAGGAACTGTTCGCCGACGTGCTCTACCAGATCGGTGCGCTGGACGGCATCGCCCGCAGCCAGGGCGGCCGGGTTGCGTACGTGAAACCGCATGGCGCGCTCTACAACACCGCGGTGCACCACGAGACCCACGCGCGCGCAGTGGTGGACGCAGCGATCGCCGCGGGCGGTCTGCCGGTGATGGGCCTACCCGGGTCACGGCTGCTCACGTTCGCCGCCGCGGCCGGATTGACCTGTTACGCCGAGGCATTCGTCGACCGAGGCTACGCCGCGGACGGCACCCTCGTGCCGCGCTCGGCGAAGGGCGCCGTCATCACCCACACCCTCGAGGTGTGCGATCGTGCCACCTCCATCGCGGTGGACCACCGGGTGCGCTCGATCACGGGCGAGATGGTGCCGATTGAGGCCGATTCGCTGTGCTTGCACGGCGACACCGCCGGCGCGGTGGACCTGGCCCACGCGGTGCGGGATGCCCTACAGGCCGCGGGCGTGCGCGTGGCGGCGCCGTGA
- a CDS encoding 5-oxoprolinase subunit B family protein — translation MDLPSRAGRRALLQALDGRADLEVVAGEHSVLVLAPPGRRATVAEELRALDLTRPVAADGAREHTIAVTYDGADLAVVAAVWGCSPEAVADRHASISWTVEFLGFTPGFGYLVTDQELPQMPRRDSPRTRIPAGSVALAAHYCGIYPQATPGGWQLIGHTDATLFDPGADDPALLHPGDTVRFSPSWP, via the coding sequence GTGGACCTCCCCTCCCGCGCGGGCCGGCGAGCGCTCCTGCAGGCACTGGACGGCCGGGCGGATCTGGAGGTCGTGGCCGGGGAGCACTCGGTGCTGGTCCTCGCACCGCCCGGCCGGCGAGCAACGGTTGCCGAGGAGTTGCGAGCGCTGGATCTCACTCGACCGGTCGCTGCGGACGGTGCCCGCGAGCACACCATCGCGGTGACCTACGACGGGGCCGACCTCGCGGTCGTCGCGGCGGTGTGGGGCTGTTCGCCCGAGGCGGTCGCGGACAGACACGCCAGCATCTCCTGGACCGTCGAATTCCTTGGTTTCACGCCGGGTTTCGGCTATCTCGTCACCGATCAGGAGCTGCCGCAGATGCCGCGCCGCGACTCGCCCCGCACCCGCATCCCGGCCGGCTCGGTCGCCCTGGCTGCGCACTACTGCGGCATCTACCCGCAGGCCACCCCCGGCGGCTGGCAGCTGATCGGCCACACCGACGCCACCCTCTTCGACCCGGGAGCAGACGACCCGGCCCTCCTGCACCCCGGCGACACCGTCCGCTTCTCACCGTCGTGGCCGTGA
- a CDS encoding PLD nuclease N-terminal domain-containing protein, which translates to MAKKKWSDLSTGQQAAVVAAGAVEVVLTAYALTDLVRRPASAVRGPKLLWAAGCFVQPLGPIAYLARGRR; encoded by the coding sequence ATGGCGAAGAAGAAGTGGTCCGACCTGTCCACCGGCCAGCAGGCCGCAGTCGTAGCGGCGGGTGCCGTCGAGGTGGTCCTCACCGCATACGCGTTGACCGATCTGGTCCGCCGGCCGGCCTCCGCCGTGCGCGGGCCGAAGCTGCTGTGGGCCGCGGGATGCTTCGTGCAACCGCTTGGTCCAATCGCCTATCTGGCGCGGGGTCGACGCTAG
- a CDS encoding biotin-dependent carboxyltransferase family protein: MIHVVATGPQALIEDLGRPGHLAIGVAPSGAIDAPSLRLANRVVGNPEDAAGLEVVLGGLVLQADSPIVVMVAGAPAPVTIDRRAVPFGEPVTVAPGSRLALGRPPAALRSYVAIRGGIDVPAVLGSRSTDTSSGLGPTPLQAGDQLPVGPAPDQPVTHADHLPVPGGPVQVVAHLGPRDDLLTNEAKDQLAQSVWRVSSHTDRIGVRLEGPPLDLTHTGELPSSPIIAGAIQVPPSGQPIIFLNDHPTTGGYPIVACIRTEDLAHLGQARPGDVVRISLRDNPI; encoded by the coding sequence GTGATCCACGTCGTTGCAACCGGGCCGCAGGCGCTGATCGAAGACCTCGGTCGCCCCGGTCACCTTGCGATCGGGGTCGCTCCCAGTGGGGCCATCGACGCCCCAAGCCTGCGGCTGGCCAATCGAGTCGTTGGCAACCCCGAAGACGCCGCCGGCCTTGAGGTTGTGCTGGGCGGGCTGGTGTTGCAGGCAGATTCGCCAATTGTGGTCATGGTGGCCGGTGCCCCCGCTCCGGTAACCATCGACAGGAGGGCCGTCCCCTTCGGTGAGCCCGTTACCGTAGCGCCGGGGTCACGGCTCGCCCTCGGCCGACCACCAGCGGCCCTGCGGAGTTACGTTGCCATTCGCGGTGGGATCGACGTCCCTGCCGTCCTGGGATCGCGCAGCACCGACACCTCCAGCGGTCTCGGGCCGACACCCCTGCAAGCCGGAGACCAACTCCCGGTGGGCCCTGCCCCCGACCAACCGGTGACCCACGCCGACCACCTGCCCGTCCCTGGTGGCCCGGTCCAGGTGGTGGCGCATCTGGGACCACGTGACGATCTGTTGACCAATGAAGCGAAAGATCAACTGGCCCAGAGCGTTTGGCGCGTTTCGAGCCACACCGACCGGATCGGCGTACGACTGGAGGGTCCGCCCCTCGACCTCACGCACACCGGGGAGCTACCCAGCTCGCCGATCATCGCCGGCGCGATCCAGGTGCCGCCGTCCGGGCAGCCGATCATCTTCCTCAACGATCACCCGACCACGGGTGGATACCCGATCGTGGCGTGCATCCGCACCGAGGATCTCGCTCACCTCGGCCAGGCGCGGCCAGGCGATGTGGTCCGAATCTCCCTGCGGGACAACCCGATCTAG